One region of Chlorobiota bacterium genomic DNA includes:
- a CDS encoding DUF4149 domain-containing protein, whose product MQSSNGYGNFPAIHVDEAMKYLLNILMILALGIWLGSILFFGIGVASVLFAPGMLDGRTQAGAVNSAILARLGVIEVVCGVIVLSGALYMAIRGRKVLNWIVLFCSVVMLATASYNTFHFFPTIDALRVSIGDFDVVASEKEPLRQEFNAQHQQFSLLVRGEFAVGVLVLMLHVTTLVSMAASSSGHMQRKAQPKKEGTVQAKAGEPQPQPASLPKQPQAEPQSSKQLESIE is encoded by the coding sequence GTGCAATCATCGAACGGCTACGGTAACTTCCCCGCAATCCACGTTGATGAAGCGATGAAATATCTGCTGAATATCTTGATGATCCTTGCCCTGGGCATTTGGCTGGGAAGCATCCTGTTTTTTGGAATTGGTGTGGCAAGCGTCCTGTTCGCCCCGGGAATGCTGGACGGACGCACCCAAGCCGGCGCGGTCAACAGCGCGATCTTGGCACGGCTTGGCGTGATAGAGGTTGTGTGCGGCGTGATTGTGCTGTCGGGCGCGTTGTATATGGCCATCCGAGGGAGGAAGGTGCTGAACTGGATTGTCCTGTTTTGCTCGGTGGTGATGCTGGCCACGGCCAGCTACAACACCTTCCATTTCTTCCCAACCATTGACGCGCTGCGGGTAAGCATTGGCGATTTCGATGTGGTGGCAAGCGAGAAGGAACCCCTTCGCCAGGAGTTCAACGCACAGCACCAGCAGTTCTCGTTGCTGGTAAGAGGGGAGTTCGCCGTTGGGGTGCTTGTCTTGATGTTGCACGTTACCACGTTGGTCTCGATGGCTGCCTCCTCGTCCGGCCATATGCAGCGGAAGGCGCAACCAAAAAAGGAAGGCACGGTTCAGGCGAAAGCAGGGGAGCCGCAACCGCAGCCCGCTTCTTTGCCAAAGCAACCCCAAGCCGAGCCGCAATCCAGTAAACAACTTGAATCCATAGAATAA
- the hemF gene encoding oxygen-dependent coproporphyrinogen oxidase, translating into MTQPAFCLQLKEPMAAYVAALQDRICQALEREDGTASFVEDHWERPGGGGGRSRAIANGAVFEKGGVNVSTVFGKLPEALAEKMKVSEPTFFATGISLVIHPVNPHVPTIHANFRYFVSGDSDAWFGGGIDLTPYVANEEDARHFHAVLRQAADPFGKDRYHKFKQWCDEYFYIRHRGEARGIGGMFYDYLRGTPEELAELFKFQQAMGDAFLDAYLPIVQRRKETPFTEREKKFQLLRRGRYVEFNLVYDRGTLFGLETNGRIESILMSLPPVVNFDYNAPMETTDNERTLMEWLRNPRSWE; encoded by the coding sequence ATGACCCAACCAGCATTTTGCTTGCAGCTGAAGGAACCAATGGCAGCCTACGTTGCCGCGCTGCAGGACCGCATTTGCCAAGCACTGGAACGCGAAGATGGAACGGCCAGCTTTGTTGAGGACCATTGGGAACGCCCCGGCGGCGGCGGCGGGCGGTCGCGGGCGATTGCCAACGGAGCAGTGTTTGAAAAAGGTGGGGTGAATGTCTCCACCGTGTTTGGGAAGCTGCCGGAAGCGCTTGCCGAAAAGATGAAGGTTTCCGAACCAACATTTTTTGCCACGGGGATTTCGCTGGTGATTCATCCGGTGAACCCTCACGTTCCAACAATCCACGCCAACTTCCGCTACTTCGTTTCCGGCGATAGCGATGCGTGGTTTGGGGGGGGAATTGACCTTACCCCCTACGTTGCCAACGAGGAAGATGCGCGGCATTTCCATGCGGTGCTGCGGCAAGCGGCGGATCCGTTCGGCAAGGACCGCTACCACAAATTCAAGCAGTGGTGCGATGAGTATTTCTACATCCGCCACCGCGGGGAAGCGCGTGGGATTGGCGGGATGTTCTACGATTACCTGCGCGGCACGCCGGAGGAGTTGGCGGAGCTTTTCAAATTCCAGCAAGCGATGGGGGATGCCTTCTTGGATGCCTACTTGCCGATTGTTCAACGCCGGAAGGAGACACCGTTCACCGAGCGTGAGAAGAAATTCCAACTGCTGCGGCGCGGGCGGTATGTGGAGTTCAATTTGGTGTACGACCGCGGGACGCTGTTCGGCTTGGAAACCAACGGGAGGATCGAGAGCATCCTAATGAGCCTTCCCCCCGTGGTCAACTTCGACTACAACGCCCCGATGGAAACCACCGACAACGAACGCACGCTGATGGAGTGGCTGCGGAACCCGCGCAGCTGGGAGTAA
- a CDS encoding NAD-dependent isocitrate dehydrogenase, protein MTRVVVIPGDGIGPSITEATIQIIEATGVPIQWVEASAGLGAFQSFGDPLPAATVELIRDVKVGLKGPLTTPVGSGFRSVNVALRKEFDLYINLRPAKSFKGVSSRYSDIDLVLFRENTEGMYSGVEHYIDAKRSAAESISIVTREGCRRIIRAAFNYAVEHGRKKVTIVHKANILKFTSGTFLEVGKEVAAEFPQIACDDKIVDNMAMQLVINPNQFDVMVATNLFGDILSDLISGLVGGLGLAPGANIGHEVAVFEAVHGSAPDIAGKNLANPGALLLAGAMLLRHIGHGEAAARIEQALADVIAEGRFVTSDLNKESGVGTTEMTRAIIERLR, encoded by the coding sequence ATGACCCGTGTTGTTGTTATCCCCGGTGACGGTATTGGCCCCAGCATCACCGAAGCTACCATCCAGATCATTGAGGCCACCGGTGTTCCCATTCAATGGGTTGAAGCATCGGCAGGGCTTGGGGCGTTTCAATCTTTTGGCGACCCGCTTCCGGCAGCCACTGTGGAGCTAATTCGCGACGTGAAAGTGGGGCTGAAGGGACCGCTGACAACTCCGGTCGGCAGCGGCTTCCGCAGCGTGAACGTGGCGTTGCGGAAGGAGTTCGACCTGTATATCAACCTCCGTCCAGCCAAAAGTTTCAAGGGCGTTAGCAGCCGCTACAGCGATATTGACCTTGTGCTGTTTCGGGAAAACACCGAAGGGATGTACTCCGGCGTTGAGCATTACATTGATGCCAAGCGGAGCGCCGCCGAATCTATCTCCATCGTCACTCGCGAAGGCTGCCGCCGGATTATTCGGGCGGCGTTCAACTACGCCGTGGAGCATGGGCGGAAGAAGGTGACGATTGTTCATAAAGCCAACATCCTGAAGTTTACATCGGGAACGTTTTTGGAAGTGGGGAAGGAAGTTGCTGCGGAGTTCCCGCAGATTGCCTGCGATGACAAAATCGTGGACAACATGGCGATGCAGCTGGTGATAAACCCCAACCAGTTCGATGTGATGGTGGCCACCAACTTGTTCGGCGACATCCTTTCGGACCTGATTAGCGGGCTGGTTGGTGGATTGGGGCTGGCACCAGGCGCGAACATCGGCCACGAGGTTGCGGTCTTCGAAGCGGTGCACGGCTCGGCACCGGATATTGCCGGCAAAAACCTTGCAAACCCCGGCGCGTTGCTTCTTGCCGGCGCGATGCTGCTGCGGCATATCGGCCACGGGGAAGCCGCCGCACGGATTGAGCAAGCCCTTGCCGATGTTATTGCCGAAGGGCGTTTCGTTACTTCCGATCTGAACAAAGAATCGGGCGTTGGCACAACCGAAATGACCCGTGCAATCATCGAACGGCTACGGTAA